Proteins from one Thermococcus bergensis genomic window:
- the twy1 gene encoding 4-demethylwyosine synthase TYW1 has product MDVKPNMPEEIANLFKKQHYALIGHHSSVKLCHWLKESIKHDRFCYKQKFYGIQSHRCLQMTPVTAWCTHNCIFCWRPMEGFLGVELPQPWDEPSYIVEKSIEAQRKLLSGYWGVKDQINAKKLEEAMEPKHAAISLSGEPMLYPMIGDLVEEFHRRGFTTFIVTNGTEPEVLEKMIKENKLPTQLYVSLTAPDEETYQKVNVPMIPDGWERINRTLELMRDLPVRTVIRLTLVKGENMHNPEGYANLIMKAKPMFVEAKAYMFVGFSRNRLTINNMPSHKDIKAFAEELVKYLPGYHIEDEYPPSRVVLIMRDNVSKEDRFIKH; this is encoded by the coding sequence ATGGATGTAAAACCAAACATGCCCGAGGAGATTGCGAATCTTTTTAAGAAGCAACATTACGCTCTCATAGGTCATCACAGCTCGGTTAAGCTCTGTCACTGGTTAAAAGAGAGTATAAAACACGATCGCTTTTGCTACAAGCAGAAGTTTTATGGAATCCAATCCCACCGCTGTCTGCAGATGACCCCGGTAACGGCATGGTGCACGCACAACTGCATCTTCTGCTGGCGCCCGATGGAGGGATTTCTGGGAGTTGAACTCCCACAGCCGTGGGACGAGCCGAGTTACATAGTGGAGAAGAGCATAGAGGCCCAAAGAAAACTCTTGAGCGGCTACTGGGGGGTAAAAGACCAGATAAACGCCAAAAAGCTTGAAGAGGCCATGGAGCCTAAGCATGCTGCCATAAGCCTCTCCGGCGAGCCCATGCTTTACCCAATGATAGGGGATCTTGTAGAAGAATTCCACAGAAGGGGCTTCACAACGTTCATAGTCACCAACGGCACTGAGCCAGAGGTTTTGGAAAAGATGATAAAAGAAAACAAGCTCCCCACACAGCTTTACGTCTCTTTAACAGCTCCAGATGAAGAGACTTATCAAAAGGTAAACGTGCCGATGATTCCGGATGGGTGGGAGAGAATAAACAGAACACTCGAGCTCATGAGGGATTTGCCGGTAAGGACTGTCATAAGGCTTACCCTCGTTAAGGGCGAAAATATGCACAATCCAGAAGGCTATGCGAACCTCATAATGAAAGCTAAACCCATGTTCGTTGAGGCTAAAGCCTATATGTTTGTGGGCTTCTCAAGGAACAGACTAACGATCAACAATATGCCGAGCCATAAGGACATAAAAGCCTTTGCAGAGGAGCTCGTGAAGTATCTGCCCGGATACCACATAGAAGACGAGTACCCCCCGAGCAGAGTGGTTTTGATAATGAGAGACAACGTCAGCAAAGAGGATCGCTTTATAAAGCACTAA
- a CDS encoding HemK2/MTQ2 family protein methyltransferase: MIYHGLKIKLHPQVYEPSEDTFLLARNLKVKAGDIALDMGTGTGIIALLMAKKAKFVLGVDINPLAVELAKENARLNGITNVEFRQSDLFENVEGKFDIITFNAPYLPGEPEEPIDLALVGGESGREVLDRFLEEFPDYLKENGIVQIAQSSITGIEETLKKLQSKGFVAEITAKERYFFEEIVVITARRA; the protein is encoded by the coding sequence ATGATTTATCACGGCCTTAAAATTAAGCTCCATCCTCAGGTTTATGAACCCTCTGAAGACACTTTTTTGTTAGCCAGGAATTTGAAGGTTAAAGCGGGTGATATAGCCCTTGATATGGGCACTGGAACCGGGATAATAGCCCTTTTAATGGCCAAAAAAGCCAAGTTCGTTCTTGGGGTGGACATTAACCCACTCGCAGTTGAATTGGCAAAGGAAAATGCCAGGCTAAACGGCATAACCAACGTCGAGTTCCGGCAGAGCGACCTTTTTGAAAACGTTGAAGGGAAGTTTGACATAATCACTTTCAACGCCCCATATCTCCCGGGCGAGCCGGAAGAGCCTATAGACCTTGCCCTTGTTGGCGGAGAAAGCGGAAGAGAAGTCTTGGACAGGTTTCTCGAGGAGTTTCCGGATTATCTCAAAGAGAATGGGATTGTTCAGATAGCCCAGTCCTCGATAACCGGAATAGAAGAGACCCTAAAAAAACTTCAATCTAAAGGCTTCGTTGCAGAAATAACAGCTAAGGAAAGGTACTTCTTTGAGGAGATTGTGGTTATTACAGCTAGGCGAGCCTGA
- a CDS encoding 30S ribosomal protein S27ae, producing MAKGKKTSQKWKFYEVKDGKVERKNRFCPRCGPGVFMANHKDRWACGRCGYTEWKK from the coding sequence ATGGCCAAGGGTAAGAAAACCTCCCAAAAGTGGAAGTTCTACGAAGTCAAGGACGGAAAAGTTGAAAGGAAGAACAGGTTCTGCCCAAGATGCGGTCCAGGAGTTTTCATGGCAAACCACAAGGACAGATGGGCCTGCGGTAGGTGCGGCTACACAGAGTGGAAGAAGTGA
- a CDS encoding 30S ribosomal protein S24e, with protein sequence MEIRVTEVKENKLLGRKEIYFEVIHEGEPTPSRKDVKGKLVAMLDLNPETTVIQYIRSYFGSRVSKGYAKAYESKERMLYIEPEYILKRDGIIQEGE encoded by the coding sequence ATGGAGATTAGGGTTACTGAGGTTAAAGAGAACAAGCTCCTTGGAAGGAAGGAGATATACTTTGAGGTCATCCACGAAGGTGAGCCAACTCCCTCAAGGAAGGACGTCAAAGGAAAGCTCGTTGCAATGCTCGACCTGAACCCGGAGACAACCGTTATCCAGTACATAAGAAGCTACTTCGGAAGCCGTGTTTCCAAGGGCTATGCCAAGGCTTATGAGAGCAAGGAGAGAATGCTCTACATAGAGCCCGAGTACATCTTGAAGAGAGATGGGATAATACAGGAGGGGGAGTGA
- a CDS encoding GTP-dependent dephospho-CoA kinase produces MCREFYFKLTEELRHELKNPLGRLIRGEIPQPYLASREEFERAPYLVTVGDVVTENVLRLGIKPSIAIYDHKTKRVEYRPEIELGAVVFTTKNPPGTITKALLNAIKKSFELAKRGRRVYIKVNGEEDLAAIPAVIYAPEGALVVYGQPDEGIVLIKVTPECKRRCAQLLRKMEVVNDGD; encoded by the coding sequence ATGTGCAGGGAATTTTACTTTAAACTCACGGAAGAGCTTAGACATGAGCTTAAAAACCCTCTGGGTAGGTTGATTAGGGGAGAGATTCCGCAGCCCTACTTGGCCTCCCGCGAAGAATTTGAGAGAGCGCCCTATCTGGTTACGGTTGGGGATGTGGTTACCGAAAACGTCCTCAGGCTTGGTATAAAGCCCTCTATCGCTATCTACGATCATAAAACCAAGAGAGTTGAATACAGGCCCGAGATTGAGCTCGGGGCGGTGGTGTTCACAACAAAGAACCCGCCCGGAACAATAACGAAAGCTTTATTAAATGCTATCAAAAAGTCCTTTGAACTTGCCAAAAGGGGAAGAAGAGTCTACATAAAGGTAAACGGTGAGGAGGATTTGGCCGCTATCCCGGCCGTCATCTACGCTCCGGAAGGAGCGTTAGTGGTTTACGGACAGCCTGATGAGGGGATAGTGCTTATAAAGGTCACACCCGAATGTAAGCGCAGATGTGCTCAGCTGCTTAGAAAAATGGAGGTGGTAAATGATGGAGATTAG
- the spt4 gene encoding transcription elongation factor subunit Spt4, which yields MSEKACRHCHYITSEERCPVCGSRDLSDEWFDLVIILDPENSKIAQRLGVKVPGKYAIRVR from the coding sequence ATGAGCGAAAAGGCCTGCAGACACTGCCACTACATAACCAGCGAAGAAAGATGCCCCGTTTGCGGGAGCAGGGACCTAAGTGACGAATGGTTCGACCTCGTTATAATCCTTGATCCCGAGAACTCCAAAATAGCTCAGAGGCTTGGAGTGAAGGTTCCCGGAAAGTACGCCATAAGGGTCAGGTAG
- a CDS encoding DNA-directed RNA polymerase, producing MYKLIRVKDVVRIPPRMFTMDPKEAAKIVLREAYEGIYDKDEGVILAILDVHEISDGVIIPGDGATYHEAVFDVLVWKPEMHEVVEGEVIDVVPYGAFIRIGPMDGLVHISQLMDDYVVFDEKNAQFVGKEKGYILKLGDAVRARIIAVSEKSKIIRENKIGLTMRQPGLGKFEWIQKEKRKAESGEGE from the coding sequence ATGTACAAGCTTATTCGAGTCAAGGACGTTGTGAGAATCCCCCCGAGAATGTTTACAATGGATCCAAAAGAAGCTGCTAAGATTGTTCTGCGAGAGGCTTATGAAGGAATTTACGATAAAGATGAAGGCGTCATTCTGGCAATTCTTGATGTTCATGAAATTAGTGACGGAGTAATAATCCCTGGGGACGGAGCCACCTATCACGAGGCAGTCTTTGACGTACTTGTGTGGAAGCCCGAGATGCACGAGGTTGTTGAGGGTGAGGTTATCGACGTTGTCCCATACGGTGCTTTCATAAGAATTGGCCCAATGGATGGTCTGGTTCACATCTCCCAGCTTATGGATGATTACGTTGTCTTTGACGAGAAAAACGCCCAATTTGTTGGAAAGGAGAAGGGCTACATCCTGAAGCTTGGTGATGCTGTGAGGGCTAGGATAATAGCCGTCAGTGAAAAGAGCAAGATAATCAGGGAGAACAAGATAGGCCTTACCATGAGACAGCCAGGGCTGGGCAAGTTTGAGTGGATACAAAAAGAAAAGAGAAAGGCCGAGAGTGGTGAGGGAGAATGA
- a CDS encoding inorganic diphosphatase yields MNPFHDLEPGPEVPEVVYALIEIPKGSRNKYELDKKTGLIKLDRVLYSPFYYPVDYGIIPQTWYDDDDPFDIMVIMREPTYPGVLIEARPIGLFKMVDSGDKDYKVLAVPVEDPYFNDWKDIDDVPKAFLDEIAHFFKRYKELQGKEIIVEGWENAERAKQEILRAIELYKEKFKK; encoded by the coding sequence ATGAATCCATTCCACGATTTGGAGCCCGGACCGGAAGTACCGGAAGTTGTTTACGCCCTAATAGAAATCCCAAAGGGAAGCAGAAACAAGTACGAGCTTGACAAAAAGACCGGCCTTATAAAGCTCGATAGAGTCCTTTACAGCCCATTCTACTACCCGGTTGACTACGGAATCATTCCACAAACATGGTACGATGACGACGACCCATTTGACATCATGGTCATCATGAGGGAACCAACTTACCCGGGAGTTCTCATTGAGGCGAGACCAATAGGCCTCTTCAAGATGGTAGACAGCGGAGACAAGGACTACAAGGTACTAGCAGTACCAGTTGAGGATCCCTACTTCAACGACTGGAAGGACATAGATGATGTTCCAAAGGCTTTCCTTGATGAGATAGCACACTTCTTCAAGCGCTACAAGGAGCTCCAAGGAAAGGAGATCATTGTAGAGGGCTGGGAAAACGCAGAGAGGGCAAAGCAGGAAATCCTCAGGGCAATAGAGCTCTACAAGGAGAAATTCAAGAAGTGA